In Francisella hispaniensis FSC454, a genomic segment contains:
- a CDS encoding glycine C-acetyltransferase, with product MNKNFYENINTKILEIKQAGTYKSERIIATPQEPVINLENGKTLINFCANNYLGFANNPEIVSYAKNHIEECGYGMASVRFICGTNSVHKQLEKELSEFFEFEDTILYPSCFDANAGLFETLLTKEDAIISDSLNHASIIDGVRLCKAMRFRYNNNDMQDLEAKLIEADQAGARFKMIATDGVFSMDGIIADLKSICDLADKYNAIVMVDDSHASGFVGKNGKGSIEHCDVMGRVDILTGTLGKGLGGASGGYICAKKEVVDLLKNLSRPYLFSNSLAPIIAKTSIKALEITKGSNELREQLQANQQRFRSKMTAAGFDLIPGEHPIIPVMIYDEKKAAEFADKLLDYGIYVIAFSYPVVPKGKARIRTQMSAAHTFEQIDKAVDGFTKAAKELGII from the coding sequence ATGAATAAAAATTTCTATGAAAATATTAATACTAAGATACTAGAAATCAAACAGGCTGGCACATACAAAAGTGAAAGAATAATCGCAACACCACAAGAGCCTGTGATTAATCTAGAGAATGGTAAAACACTAATTAACTTCTGTGCAAATAATTATCTTGGCTTTGCAAATAATCCTGAAATAGTCTCTTATGCAAAAAACCATATTGAAGAATGTGGCTATGGTATGGCATCAGTTAGATTTATCTGTGGTACAAACTCTGTACATAAACAACTAGAAAAAGAATTAAGTGAGTTCTTCGAGTTTGAAGATACAATCCTATATCCTTCATGTTTTGATGCTAATGCTGGACTTTTTGAGACGCTTCTTACAAAAGAAGATGCTATCATAAGCGACTCTCTTAATCATGCTAGTATTATTGATGGTGTTAGATTGTGCAAGGCAATGCGTTTTAGATATAACAATAATGATATGCAAGACCTTGAAGCAAAACTTATAGAAGCTGATCAAGCTGGAGCAAGATTCAAAATGATTGCTACAGATGGTGTCTTCTCAATGGACGGTATTATTGCTGACTTGAAATCTATCTGTGACTTAGCTGATAAATATAATGCTATTGTTATGGTTGATGATTCTCACGCATCAGGCTTTGTTGGCAAAAATGGTAAAGGTTCAATTGAGCATTGTGATGTTATGGGTAGAGTTGATATCCTAACTGGTACTCTAGGCAAAGGATTAGGTGGTGCTTCAGGTGGATATATTTGTGCTAAAAAAGAAGTGGTAGATTTACTTAAAAATCTTTCTAGACCATACCTCTTCTCAAACTCACTTGCACCAATAATTGCCAAGACTTCTATAAAAGCATTAGAAATTACTAAAGGCTCGAATGAACTAAGAGAACAATTACAAGCTAACCAACAAAGGTTTAGATCGAAAATGACTGCTGCTGGATTTGATTTAATTCCAGGAGAACACCCTATTATTCCTGTAATGATATATGATGAGAAAAAAGCAGCTGAATTTGCTGATAAGCTACTAGATTATGGTATATATGTAATTGCTTTCTCATATCCAGTGGTACCTAAGGGTAAAGCAAGAATTAGAACACAAATGTCTGCTGCTCATACTTTTGAACAAATCGACAAAGCTGTTGATGGCTTTACAAAAGCTGCCAAAGAATTAGGTATTATATAG
- the purU gene encoding formyltetrahydrofolate deformylase, protein MQKYRLLIETDDQKGLVYKVSKIIYENNLNVERNSEFVDKLHNKFFMRTVFSGEVNIQQMLIDLQNTLPTNSEIKLVDSSKKNIVILATKEMHCLGDLLIKHAEGKLDANITAVISNYDNLRSLVDKFDIPFEHISHEGISREEHESRVCDIIKTYQHDIIVLAKYMRILSPNFVKYFQGKLLNIHHSFLPAFVGANPYKQAYERGVKIIGATSHFVTDDLDEGPIIAQDIIRVDHSYSWQAMRDAGHDVEKNVLSTALKLVLKDKVFVYNNKTVIL, encoded by the coding sequence ATGCAAAAGTATCGATTACTGATTGAAACTGATGATCAAAAAGGTTTAGTTTATAAAGTTTCAAAAATTATCTATGAAAATAATCTTAATGTTGAAAGAAACTCAGAGTTCGTTGATAAACTACATAATAAGTTTTTTATGCGTACAGTGTTTTCTGGTGAAGTAAATATTCAACAAATGCTTATAGATTTACAAAATACTTTGCCTACTAATTCAGAGATTAAGCTAGTAGATTCTTCTAAAAAAAATATAGTTATTCTAGCTACAAAAGAAATGCATTGTCTCGGTGATCTACTAATAAAACATGCCGAAGGAAAACTTGATGCAAATATTACAGCAGTAATTTCAAACTATGATAATCTTAGAAGCTTGGTTGATAAATTTGATATACCATTTGAGCATATTTCTCATGAGGGAATTTCTCGAGAGGAGCATGAGAGTAGAGTTTGTGATATTATAAAAACTTATCAACATGATATTATTGTACTTGCAAAATATATGCGAATATTATCACCAAACTTTGTAAAATATTTTCAAGGTAAGCTATTAAATATTCATCATTCATTTTTACCAGCATTTGTTGGTGCAAATCCATATAAACAAGCATATGAAAGAGGCGTGAAAATAATTGGTGCGACTAGTCACTTTGTCACAGATGATTTAGATGAAGGACCAATTATAGCTCAAGATATAATTAGGGTAGATCATAGCTATTCATGGCAAGCTATGCGAGATGCTGGTCATGATGTCGAGAAAAACGTTTTATCAACAGCTCTAAAGTTAGTACTTAAAGATAAAGTTTTTGTTTATAACAATAAGACGGTAATTTTGTAA
- a CDS encoding FtsB family cell division protein, whose translation MDIKSNSFFYIFISVVLLLIAILQYDLWFSNTGFIKYQALKKTVANQQKEVKNKSQTNAQLYSEVVSLRQNSEVLESLARENMGLIKQGEVFYSVK comes from the coding sequence ATGGATATCAAGTCTAATTCTTTTTTTTACATTTTTATTTCGGTAGTTTTGTTACTAATTGCTATATTGCAATATGATCTGTGGTTTAGTAACACAGGTTTTATCAAGTATCAAGCACTAAAAAAAACTGTAGCCAATCAACAAAAAGAAGTTAAAAATAAATCTCAGACTAATGCGCAATTATATTCTGAAGTAGTTTCATTACGTCAAAATAGTGAGGTGCTTGAAAGCTTAGCTCGTGAGAATATGGGCCTAATCAAGCAAGGAGAAGTTTTTTACAGTGTCAAGTAA
- the ispD gene encoding 2-C-methyl-D-erythritol 4-phosphate cytidylyltransferase produces MSSKYVIIPAAGIGTRMQLDIPKQYCKLSNGKTILDNTLAKFIDNPLFDKIFVAIAATDNFWNDSLYYNHDKVVVCSGGKTRFNSVYNALKAIDQRKSDDWVFVHDAARPCVVIDSIIDLYERTKASHSQAGILAVRASETVKQVTKDIIIKTLDRNNIWLAQTPQLSRLGQLEKAFDFCYSNNLIDKVTDEASALEIFGINPIVVECSKKNIKITTKDDLEYANWQLS; encoded by the coding sequence GTGTCAAGTAAATATGTAATTATTCCAGCTGCTGGAATAGGTACTAGAATGCAGTTAGATATTCCTAAACAATACTGTAAACTTAGTAATGGTAAGACTATTCTTGATAATACCTTAGCAAAGTTTATTGATAATCCATTGTTTGATAAGATATTTGTTGCAATTGCTGCTACTGATAATTTTTGGAATGATTCGTTATATTATAATCATGACAAAGTAGTAGTCTGTAGTGGTGGTAAAACTAGATTTAATAGTGTTTATAATGCTCTTAAAGCTATTGATCAACGCAAAAGTGATGATTGGGTTTTTGTTCATGATGCTGCCAGACCGTGTGTTGTTATTGATAGTATTATCGATTTGTATGAGCGAACTAAGGCATCACATTCACAAGCAGGTATCTTAGCAGTAAGAGCCTCTGAAACAGTTAAACAAGTTACAAAGGATATAATTATCAAAACACTTGATCGTAATAATATTTGGCTTGCTCAGACACCACAGTTATCTAGGCTTGGACAGTTAGAGAAAGCTTTTGATTTTTGTTACTCAAATAATCTTATTGATAAAGTAACTGATGAAGCATCAGCTTTAGAAATATTCGGTATAAACCCGATTGTTGTTGAATGTTCAAAGAAAAATATCAAGATTACAACCAAAGATGATTTAGAGTATGCTAATTGGCAATTAAGCTAA
- the tdh gene encoding L-threonine 3-dehydrogenase, with translation MKALAKLKKEPGIWMIDDAPIPEYGYNDVLIKIRKTAICGTDLHIYNWDKWSQNTIPVPMITGHEFAGEVVAKGDGVTSVDIGDRVSGEGHLVCGQCRNCRAGKRHLCRKTIGIGVNVQGAFAEYLVMPAVNVFKIPDSISDDIASTFDPMGNAIHTALSFNLTGEDVLITGAGPIGLMAVKIARFCGARRIVITDINEYRLQMARDFGATVALNVAPFKNQDDLVKQMRKVMSEIGMTEGFDVGLEMSGINSAISMMLDVMNHGGKLSLLGISAGDISVDWGAILFKGLTLKGIYGREMFETWYLMTSMLQAGMDMNPIITHRLHIDEYQKGFEIMKSSQCGKVILDWSS, from the coding sequence ATGAAAGCACTTGCTAAATTGAAAAAAGAACCTGGTATTTGGATGATTGATGATGCGCCAATACCAGAATATGGCTACAATGATGTTTTGATTAAAATTAGAAAAACTGCAATTTGTGGTACTGACCTACATATCTATAATTGGGATAAATGGTCTCAAAATACCATACCTGTACCAATGATTACCGGACATGAATTTGCTGGTGAAGTTGTAGCTAAGGGAGATGGTGTTACAAGCGTAGATATCGGTGATAGAGTATCAGGTGAGGGCCATCTTGTATGTGGGCAATGTCGTAATTGCAGAGCAGGTAAACGCCATCTTTGTAGAAAAACTATAGGTATAGGCGTCAATGTACAAGGGGCTTTTGCTGAATATTTGGTTATGCCTGCTGTCAATGTTTTTAAAATCCCTGATTCTATCAGTGATGATATCGCTAGTACCTTTGATCCTATGGGCAATGCTATTCACACTGCTCTTTCTTTTAACTTAACTGGCGAAGATGTCCTTATAACTGGTGCTGGACCTATTGGTTTAATGGCTGTTAAAATAGCAAGATTCTGTGGTGCACGCAGAATAGTAATCACAGATATTAATGAGTATCGCCTACAAATGGCTAGGGATTTTGGTGCAACTGTCGCTTTGAATGTCGCTCCATTTAAGAATCAAGATGATCTAGTAAAACAAATGCGCAAAGTTATGTCTGAGATAGGTATGACAGAAGGATTTGACGTTGGTCTAGAAATGTCAGGAATTAACTCTGCGATCTCAATGATGCTTGATGTTATGAATCATGGTGGTAAATTATCACTTCTAGGCATATCTGCGGGTGATATCTCTGTTGACTGGGGAGCAATATTATTTAAAGGTCTAACTCTCAAAGGGATATATGGTAGAGAAATGTTTGAAACATGGTACTTAATGACTAGTATGCTCCAAGCTGGTATGGATATGAACCCTATTATTACACATCGACTTCATATTGATGAATACCAAAAAGGATTTGAGATAATGAAAAGTAGTCAATGTGGTAAAGTGATACTGGATTGGAGCAGCTAG
- the eno gene encoding phosphopyruvate hydratase, whose product MSSQIKQVFARQILDSRGNPTVEVDVVLESGAFGRAAVPSGASTGIREALELRDGNKSLFLGKSVYKAVENVNTKIAQAVKGLDALDQRLIDKTMIELDGSENKKNLGANAILGVSLATARAAASHLRKPFYRYLMDVKEYLMPVPMMNVINGGSHADNNVDMQEFMIVPAGFDTFSEALRCGTEVFHILKKVLIADGYSVAGVGDEGGYAPDLPSNEAAIEAILKAIKEAGYEPGKHVFIALDPASSEFYKDGKYELKSENKSLTSEEMIDYYAAWVEKYPIVSIEDGLAEEDWQGWKLLTEKLGNKVQLVGDDLFVTNPSILAKGIEKGIANSILIKLNQIGTLTETFEAMAMAGQAGYTCVVSHRSGETSDTIIADLAVATCSGQIKTGSLSRSDRIAKYNQLLRIEEELGENAIYPGIKAFVFNSDEEVEEDVQEIIVEDSQTEKVVVQVEE is encoded by the coding sequence ATGTCGTCACAAATAAAACAAGTTTTTGCCAGACAGATATTAGATTCGCGTGGTAATCCTACAGTTGAAGTAGATGTGGTTTTGGAAAGCGGTGCTTTTGGTCGTGCTGCTGTACCTTCTGGTGCTTCTACAGGTATAAGAGAGGCCCTAGAGTTAAGAGATGGCAATAAGTCTCTTTTTCTAGGTAAGAGTGTATATAAAGCTGTTGAGAATGTTAATACTAAAATAGCTCAAGCAGTTAAAGGTTTAGATGCATTAGATCAAAGATTGATTGATAAAACTATGATTGAGCTAGATGGTTCTGAGAATAAGAAAAATCTAGGTGCAAATGCAATTCTAGGTGTTTCATTAGCTACTGCTAGAGCTGCAGCATCACATCTTAGAAAACCTTTTTACCGTTATCTAATGGATGTCAAAGAATATCTAATGCCAGTACCGATGATGAATGTCATTAATGGTGGTTCACATGCTGATAATAATGTCGATATGCAAGAGTTTATGATTGTTCCAGCTGGCTTTGATACATTTTCAGAAGCTCTAAGATGTGGTACAGAAGTTTTCCATATACTTAAAAAGGTTCTAATTGCTGATGGTTATAGTGTAGCTGGTGTTGGTGATGAAGGTGGTTATGCTCCTGATCTACCATCAAATGAAGCAGCTATAGAAGCTATATTAAAAGCGATTAAAGAAGCTGGTTATGAGCCTGGTAAACATGTATTTATCGCTCTAGATCCAGCAAGTAGTGAATTCTACAAAGATGGTAAATATGAGCTTAAGTCAGAGAATAAGTCATTAACAAGTGAAGAAATGATTGATTATTACGCTGCTTGGGTTGAGAAGTATCCTATAGTATCTATAGAAGATGGACTTGCTGAAGAAGATTGGCAAGGTTGGAAACTTTTAACTGAAAAGCTTGGTAACAAGGTACAATTAGTTGGTGATGATTTATTTGTTACTAATCCAAGTATTCTTGCTAAAGGTATCGAAAAAGGTATTGCAAACTCAATTTTGATTAAGCTAAATCAAATTGGTACTTTAACAGAAACTTTTGAAGCTATGGCAATGGCAGGTCAAGCAGGATACACTTGTGTAGTATCACATCGTTCAGGTGAAACTTCTGATACTATTATTGCGGATTTGGCTGTAGCGACATGTTCAGGGCAAATCAAAACAGGCTCATTATCTAGATCTGATCGTATAGCTAAATATAATCAGTTACTTAGGATCGAAGAGGAATTAGGTGAAAATGCAATTTATCCTGGAATAAAAGCATTTGTATTTAATTCTGATGAAGAAGTGGAAGAGGATGTTCAAGAAATTATTGTAGAAGATAGTCAAACTGAGAAAGTTGTAGTTCAAGTAGAAGAATAA
- the upp gene encoding uracil phosphoribosyltransferase produces the protein MKVVEINHPMVKHKLGLMRAAAISTQEFRRLTKEITSLLTYEVTAGFELEKTQILGWQGEDIEIDQIKGKKLTVVPILRAGLGMMDGVFEHVPAAKVSMVGMYRDEETAKPVAYFAKLCDKLDERVALIVDPMLATGGSMIATVSLLKKAGSKDIKIITLVSAPEGIQALANAHPDVELYTASIDSHLNTKKYIIPGLGDAGDKIFGTK, from the coding sequence ATGAAAGTAGTAGAAATAAATCATCCTATGGTCAAACACAAGCTTGGTCTTATGCGTGCAGCAGCTATAAGTACACAAGAGTTTAGAAGATTAACAAAAGAAATTACAAGTCTTTTAACTTATGAGGTGACAGCCGGTTTTGAGCTTGAGAAAACGCAAATTTTAGGGTGGCAAGGTGAAGATATTGAGATCGATCAGATTAAAGGAAAAAAATTAACAGTTGTACCTATTTTACGAGCAGGTCTTGGAATGATGGATGGGGTTTTTGAGCATGTTCCAGCTGCTAAAGTGAGTATGGTTGGTATGTATCGTGATGAAGAAACAGCTAAGCCAGTAGCTTATTTTGCTAAGCTTTGTGATAAGCTTGATGAGAGAGTTGCTTTGATAGTTGATCCAATGTTGGCAACGGGGGGATCAATGATCGCAACTGTTTCGTTACTTAAAAAAGCGGGCTCAAAAGATATCAAAATTATAACTTTAGTTTCTGCACCTGAGGGAATACAAGCATTAGCCAACGCTCATCCAGATGTTGAGTTATATACAGCTTCTATAGATAGTCATCTAAATACCAAAAAATATATAATTCCAGGTCTTGGAGATGCTGGAGATAAAATATTTGGAACTAAATAA
- a CDS encoding glycosyl hydrolase family 18 protein produces the protein MNKTKLVSVVCALMGLGSYSLLEAAPVNDSKTYDFKAPFKDYNNKIVLSINNVPSAKVVEFTSNFKPKTGWGSCFGARADLVNFETTQLSNGEYLTRLSLKDSEGSLDLTQTCDIMGTDSGNAIVLPGVVVPIVSSVKVDGKELEIERPCADNVCEDPTPGYTNAAYYAQWAVWGRKYNPYDFKYDKLNTIIYAFIGFDKNTGNIKTLDASADSWGLSAAARAAKKYPYLKSFLSFGGWTNNGVTTAPMFEQLASNQQSMENFAKQSVELMRKLGFNGIDIDWEWWSDYGDDVAPAKKMLAFFKVLRAELDKASKVDGKKYYLAIAVNGARSRIEAMENPNNPNSVADFWKQTGELMDEINIMNYDYQGGWGTGAPAWFQASAAFPNINFSPEVANSIGKTGGWSVQGSVDAYIKAGVPAKKLIVGLPLYARSMTVASDTDGGLLQTITAPGFGDYEAGVFDYKCLVNPVNDPVNGCGTAKPISGLSDLVYYDISSNVDIFNKYGKVAMQPWAYSPSTKTFVTFDDVWSVSEKTKYAKSKNLGGTMFWQADGDSTDSNKSLINAVAKVYASDTINVSVSDVTENSATISWNKPELDGSIKYRVLLNGETIAENITSQSYVLTNLNKGTRYTIEVIASTSNTSREDSITFETIGSDDQNNDQNNDQNNDQNNDQNNDQNNDQNNDQNNDQNNDQNNDQNNDQNNDQNNDQNNDQNNDQNNDQNNDQNNDQNNNAGSAGNWNAEAVYNKGDKVIVNGVTYEAQWWTQGENPTQSGQWGVWRVTSNQNNNDQGNDNSSTVSTWNPQTVYTKGDEVTYNGQKYVAQWWTQGNNPADGGAWKKPFVSGEVWNQGQAYTGGQVVTYQGVKYKAKWWTQGDIPSNSNVWEKQ, from the coding sequence ATGAACAAAACAAAATTAGTTTCAGTAGTATGTGCATTAATGGGTTTGGGATCATATTCACTGCTAGAAGCAGCGCCTGTGAATGACTCTAAAACTTATGATTTTAAAGCACCATTTAAGGATTATAATAACAAAATAGTCCTAAGTATTAACAATGTGCCATCTGCAAAAGTAGTTGAATTTACTAGTAACTTCAAACCAAAAACTGGTTGGGGTAGTTGTTTTGGTGCTCGAGCAGATCTTGTTAATTTTGAAACAACACAGCTAAGTAATGGAGAGTACCTAACAAGATTATCTCTTAAAGATAGTGAAGGTTCGTTAGATCTAACTCAAACATGCGACATCATGGGTACTGATTCTGGTAATGCAATAGTATTGCCAGGGGTAGTTGTGCCTATCGTTAGTAGTGTAAAAGTTGACGGCAAAGAACTAGAAATAGAAAGACCATGTGCAGATAATGTTTGCGAAGATCCAACACCAGGATATACTAATGCTGCATACTATGCTCAATGGGCTGTGTGGGGTCGTAAATATAATCCATATGACTTCAAATATGATAAGTTAAATACAATAATCTACGCATTTATCGGTTTTGATAAAAATACTGGTAATATTAAGACGCTAGATGCTTCAGCCGATTCATGGGGCCTTTCTGCAGCAGCAAGAGCAGCTAAAAAATATCCTTATCTAAAATCATTCTTATCATTTGGCGGTTGGACTAATAATGGTGTGACAACAGCACCAATGTTTGAGCAGTTAGCTTCAAATCAGCAAAGTATGGAAAATTTTGCTAAGCAGTCAGTCGAATTAATGCGTAAGCTTGGTTTTAATGGTATTGATATAGATTGGGAGTGGTGGTCAGACTATGGTGATGACGTTGCTCCTGCTAAAAAGATGTTAGCATTCTTTAAGGTTTTACGTGCTGAGTTAGACAAAGCTAGTAAAGTGGATGGTAAAAAATATTACCTTGCCATAGCTGTAAATGGTGCGAGAAGTCGTATTGAAGCGATGGAAAATCCTAATAATCCAAATAGCGTAGCAGATTTCTGGAAGCAAACAGGTGAGCTTATGGATGAAATTAATATTATGAACTACGACTATCAAGGTGGTTGGGGTACTGGTGCACCAGCTTGGTTCCAAGCATCAGCAGCATTCCCGAATATCAACTTCTCTCCTGAGGTTGCTAATTCAATTGGTAAAACAGGTGGCTGGTCAGTACAAGGCTCGGTAGATGCTTATATTAAAGCAGGTGTTCCAGCTAAGAAACTAATAGTTGGTTTACCACTATACGCTAGATCAATGACTGTAGCTAGTGATACAGATGGAGGTTTATTACAGACTATCACAGCACCTGGATTTGGCGACTATGAAGCGGGAGTATTTGATTATAAGTGTTTAGTTAATCCTGTAAATGATCCTGTAAATGGTTGCGGTACTGCAAAACCTATCAGCGGTTTATCAGATCTAGTTTATTATGATATCAGTTCAAATGTTGATATCTTCAACAAGTACGGTAAAGTAGCAATGCAACCATGGGCATATAGTCCATCAACGAAGACTTTCGTGACTTTTGATGATGTATGGTCTGTAAGTGAGAAAACTAAGTATGCTAAGAGTAAAAATCTTGGTGGTACTATGTTCTGGCAAGCAGATGGTGACTCAACAGATAGTAATAAGTCATTGATTAATGCTGTAGCTAAGGTTTATGCTTCTGATACTATTAATGTATCTGTTAGCGATGTTACTGAGAATTCTGCTACTATATCTTGGAATAAGCCAGAGTTAGATGGTTCTATCAAGTATAGAGTATTGCTAAATGGTGAAACTATAGCAGAAAATATCACTAGCCAAAGTTATGTGCTTACAAACTTAAATAAAGGTACTAGATACACTATAGAGGTGATTGCAAGTACATCAAACACTTCAAGAGAAGATAGTATAACTTTTGAAACTATTGGTTCAGATGATCAAAACAATGATCAAAACAATGATCAAAACAATGATCAAAACAATGATCAAAACAATGATCAAAACAATGATCAAAATAATGATCAAAATAATGATCAAAATAATGATCAAAATAATGATCAAAATAATGATCAAAATAATGATCAAAATAATGATCAAAATAATGATCAAAATAATGATCAAAATAATGATCAAAATAATGATCAAAATAATGATCAAAATAATAATGCTGGATCAGCTGGTAACTGGAATGCAGAAGCAGTCTACAATAAGGGCGATAAAGTTATTGTTAATGGCGTAACTTATGAAGCTCAATGGTGGACACAAGGTGAAAATCCTACGCAGTCAGGTCAGTGGGGAGTATGGCGTGTAACTAGTAACCAAAATAATAATGACCAAGGTAATGACAATTCTTCAACAGTGAGTACATGGAATCCTCAAACTGTATATACTAAAGGTGATGAGGTGACTTATAATGGTCAAAAATATGTTGCTCAATGGTGGACACAAGGTAATAATCCAGCTGATGGTGGTGCATGGAAGAAACCTTTTGTTTCAGGTGAGGTATGGAACCAAGGTCAAGCATATACTGGCGGCCAAGTAGTTACATACCAAGGCGTTAAGTACAAAGCTAAGTGGTGGACACAAGGCGATATTCCTTCAAACAGCAACGTTTGGGAAAAACAATAA